In Fundulus heteroclitus isolate FHET01 chromosome 17, MU-UCD_Fhet_4.1, whole genome shotgun sequence, the following are encoded in one genomic region:
- the rint1 gene encoding RAD50-interacting protein 1 encodes MAAVVDGSRGCAGNKVSDFLPDRVCESSEGDVADEGGSAADFLQGEHSSSSWSLKSSKDVGELLEKFREETEALEEQVLTVCSSVPPKVSAALSAAGEARCSLDELLQREQFISNKLQQHLQGTKQWMGDLGQTCNQVDFIERSIKYLKCLHHIEELSAAVQQYLMINSVWDAIKGVESMAALDCGLSQSECPHLCDFLRKTLCFWHTIIKDRLTSDFEKVLIQLQWPIITPNQSVTPPANHQDLSSQLEGLVLQLLALQTSDDLISQRASASTQGPPTVSSSTLASPAPPLCLPIQIMLQPLAKRFRYHFYGNRQTNSIHKPEWYLTQVLKWLESSSTFMEEKIQPVFDQAGQTISAKVELCRGLVTLVQEKVGSDASRMLYDDGLFCHLVEEVLQFEKDLRSNHSYPATLPALLHILLEDAFLQKWLAVERKMAVEKMDAMLSAEGAWTSQYKDISDMDELKAPECAETFMTLLQVITERYRALPSPAAQLRFFGLQKELVDDFRIRLTQVMKEESRCPLGSRYCAILNAVNYISTILRDWGDNVFFLQLQQAVVSLGEQELLGSIEMMEVGRLASLEGSLFDGLLSLLDRLKGDMLGRLLHSLMRDTAEKAQPYCQERWLSIPAPQDQSAMSLSSSACPMMLCVRDRLLNLHQVLSVSLFQLAWQGLAEKLDNFIYQEVILANHFSDGGAAQLQFDMTRNLFPLFGHYCRRPENFFKHVKEACIILSLKLGSAILLRDLLKRSKLEAKDWEDAGDPSPESALNELGVFCLAPCDVLILLNLRASLPGI; translated from the exons ATGGCTGCAGTCGTAGACGGGTCGCGGGGCTGTGCAGGGAATAAAGTGAGCGACTTTTTACCAGACCGAGTCTGTGAGAGCAGTGAAGGTGATGTGGCTGATGAAGGCGGAAGCGCAGCGGACTTCCTGCAGGGggagcacagcagcagcagctggagcctgAAATCCTCAAAGGATGTTGGCGAGCTGCTGGAAAAGTTCCGAGAGGAGACCGAAGCTTTGGAGGAACAG GTTCTGACCGTCTGCAGCTCTGTGCCTCCCAAAGTTTCAGCGGCTCTGTCAGCCGCAGGGGAGGCCAGGTGTTCCCTGgatgagctgctgcagagagaGCAGTTTATCTCCAACAAGCTGCAACAG CACTTACAGGGGACCAAACAGTGGATGGGGGATCTTGGCCAGACATGTAACCAAGTGGACTTTATAGAGCGGTCCATAAAATACCTGAAGTGCCTTCACCACATAGAGGAACTTAG TGCTGCAGTCCAGCAGTATCTGATGATCAACAGCGTGTGGGACGCTATAAAAGGAGTGGAAAGCATGGCAGCCCTGGACTGTGGACTAAGCCAGTCGGAGTGTCCCCATCTTTGTGACTTTCTCAGGAAAACACTATGTTTCTGGCACACCATCATCAAGGATCGACTGACCAG TGATTTTGAGAAAGTGTTAATTCAACTTCAGTGGCCAATCATCACACCCAACCAGTCGGTGACTCCCCCGGCCAACCATCAGGATCTCAGCAGCCAGTTGGAGGGGCTGGTGCTACAGCTGCTCGCTCTGCAGACTTC TGATGACCTCATATCCCAGAGAGCTTCAGCCTCCACCCAAGGACCGCCCACTGTGTCTTCATCCACGCTTGCCTCACCAGCACCTCCACTCTGTCTGCCCATTCAGATCATGCTGCAGCCACTCGCCAAGAGGTTCCGATACCATTTCTACGGAAATCGCCAAACCAACTCCATACACAAG CCTGAGTGGTACCTAACACAAGTTCTGAAATGGCTGGAGAGCAGCTCAACCTTCATGGAGGAAAAGATTCAGCCCGTTTTTGATCAAGCCGGGCAAACTATCAGCGCAAAG GTGGAGCTGTGTCGAGGCCTGGTGACTTTGGTCCAGGAGAAGGTTGGCAGCGATGCGTCTCGCATGCTGTATGACGACGGACTCTTCTGCCACCTGGTGGAGGAGGTGCTGCAGTTTGAAAAGGACCTGAGGAGCAACCATTCATACCCTGCAACGCTGCCCGCTCTCCTTCACATCCTGCTCGAGGATGCATTCCTTCAGAAGTGGCTCGCTGTAGAAAGGAAGA TGGCTGTAGAGAAGATGGATGCCATGCTGTCCGCCGAGGGAGCTTGGACATCTCAGTATAAAGACATCAGTGACATGGATGAGCTGAAGGCACCCGAGTGTGCCGAGACGTTCATGACTCTGCTACAGGTCATCACTG AACGTTACCGAGCCTTGCCCAGTCCTGCCGCACAGCTCAGGTTTTTCGGGCTGCAGAAGGAACTGGTCGATGACTTCCGCATACGGCTGACTCAG gtgatgaaggaAGAGTCCCGCTGTCCACTGGGGAGCCGTTATTGTGCCATCCTCAATGCAGTCAACTACATTTCAACCATCCTGAGAGACTGGGGAGACAACGTG TTtttcctccagctgcagcaggcGGTGGTTTCTCTGGGTGAGCAGGAGTTACTGGGTAGCATTGAGATGATGGAGGTCGGTCGCCTGGCTTCCCTGGAGGGATCTCTGTTTGATGGCCTGTTGTCACTACTGGATCGCTTAAAGGGAGACATGCTGGGAAGACTGCTCCACTCTCTAATGAGAGACACGGCTGAAAAGGCCCAGCCGTACTGCCAGGAGAG ATGGCTGTCCATTCCAGCGCCACAAGACCAGTCCGCCATGTCCCTGTCCAGTTCAGCATGTCCCATGATGCTGTGCGTGAGGGACAGGCTGCTGAACCTTCATCAGGTCTTGAGTGTTTCTCTCTTCCAGCTGGCCTGGCAGGGCTTGGCAGAAAAACTGGACAACTTTATCTACCAGGAG GTCATCCTGGCTAACCATTTCAGTGACGGCGGAGCAGCTCAGCTTCAGTTTGACATGACCAGAAACTTGTTTCCGTTGTTCGGCCATTactgcagaagacctgagaaCTTCTTCAAGCA TGTCAAGGAGGCGTGCATCATTTTGTCCTTAAAGTTGGGCTCTGCCATTCTCCTCAGGGATCTCCTGAAACGCTCCAAGCTAGAGGCAAAAGATTGGGAAGATGCAGGAGATCCTTCACCAGAGTCTGCTCTCAATGAGTTGGGGGTTTTCTGCCTGGCACCATGTGATGTGTTAATTCTTCTTAACCTCAGAGCTTCGTTGCCAGGAATATAA
- the lemd3 gene encoding inner nuclear membrane protein Man1 → MASTQLTDEELFSQLKCFGFTPGPVTESTRPVYLKKLKKFREEQQQQRGKGRGSSTTTSSSSSTGASRPVRHDVRRLSSGRRPGLKSSVLGFSSDESDAEAPLKRKGLDHNKRANRNPHLQQQLKIKATAPPNEANKKLYGVGTALKSNSFPSPGGQTSPSLGWETGKRSRHDPESRDEDGSDEELQNSHSVNGRSAARLNTSQLAGEYSDSDEEEVGAPGGPDRDRRSLELRRICTTGPFPSHLDGRGSWVGRKNCAYNPLGNRSMLGGREGPEERVKKSDLDASGGSQSHMVPRKSVYGSLGEDHQSKSGENNHVNSEEGPFRFGAGLRPRFPGSGSPAPASRGGYPNHSPVPNHLYGQKKKLAAPEDELLLQFKREGPASSGSFSAHYLSMFLLTAACLFFLLLGLVYIRMRGSGSTGVDGAIKSHPFGSHFDSLYDQAEKDAILKLLLSLHDHLAVVAGHHDCGDQQFPNRSLSRDKVTEYLLAQNGEFKDFIDVALEWIIRASQDVGIRLTGRVADDPVTDVSEISWLESTHPRMPLGCRFRRALLTVMSKVALVAVAVGFIWSVVCYVKYRWRREEEETRQMYDLVERIIDVLRTHSEACQENRDLEPYLPIPHVRDSLVEVQDRKKMKKIWDRAVHYISSDESRIRTETQQIKGADFKVWRWIQPPLICDKSKGWQGKAFPLNRRNSPPNSLTPCLKIRNMFDPDMEVGDNWDLAIQEAILEKCSDNDGIVHISVDKSSKEGCVYVKCLSAEHSGKAFKALHGSWFDGKLVTVKYLRLDRYHQRFPQAQGCSTPLRASSLHQNITNTSPFLLQQGPPNASGFS, encoded by the exons ATGGCGTCGACGCAGTTAACAGATGAGGAGCTTTTTTCACAGTTGAAGTGCTTTGGTTTTACTCCTGGCCCAGTCACAGAGAGCACGCGACCGGTGTACTTAAAGAAACTGAAGAAGTTCCgcgaggagcagcagcagcagcggggtAAAGGCCGTGGCAGcagcaccaccaccagcagcagcagcagcacgggGGCATCAAGGCCAGTTAGACATGACGTCAGGCGCCTGAGCTCCGGCAGGAGACCGGGCCTAAAGTCCTCTGTACTCGGCTTTAGCTCCGACGAATCTGACGCTGAGGCTCCGCTGAAAAGAAAGGGCCTGGATCACAACAAGAGAGCCAACCGGAACCCGCACCTTCAACAGCAGCTAAAGATTAAAGCGACTGCGCCTCCTAACGAGGCTAACAAGAAGCTCTATGGCGTTGGGACCGCTCTGAAAAGCAATTCATTCCCGAGTCCAGGCGGACAGACGAGTCCCTCGCTGGGTTGGGAAACCGGGAAGAGATCCAGGCATGATCCTGAGTCCAGGGACGAGGACGGTAGCGACGAAGAGCTGCAGAACTCCCACTCTGTAAATGGCCGTAGCGCCGCTCGCCTGAACACAAGCCAACTAGCCGGAGAGTACTCCGACTCAGACGAGGAGGAAGTTGGGGCCCCAGGAGGCCCGGACCGAGACCGGAGGAGTTTGGAGCTGCGGCGGATTTGTACCACGGGGCCGTTTCCCTCCCATTTAGACGGCAGGGGTTCTTGGGTCGGAAGAAAGAACTGCGCTTATAACCCGCTGGGGAACAGAAGCATGTTAGGAGGCAGAGAAGGGCCCGAAGAAAGGGTGAAGAAAAGCGACCTGGACGCCTCGGGAGGGTCCCAGAGCCACATGGTCCCTCGGAAGTCCGTCTACGGCTCCCTCGGCGAGGACCACCAGAGCAAGAGCGGAGaaaacaaccatgttaacagcgAGGAGGGCCCGTTCAGGTTCGGCGCCGGGCTCAGACCGCGCTTCCCGGGCTCCGGCAGCCCGGCCCCGGCCTCCAGGGGGGGCTACCCGAACCACAGCCCCGTCCCCAACCACCTGTACGGCCAGAAGAAAAAGCTGGCCGCCCCGGAGGacgagctgctgctgcagttcaAGAGAGAGGGGCCGGCCTCCTCCGGGAGCTTCAGCGCCCACTACCTCTCCATGTTCCTGCTCACGGCCGCCTGCCTCTTCTTCCTGCTGCTCGGCCTCGTGTACATCCGGATGAGGGGTTCTGGATCCACGGGGGTGGACGGCGCTA TTAAGAGCCACCCGTTTGGCAGCCACTTCGACTCCTTATAT gaTCAGGCAGAAAAGGACGCCATCCTGAAACTGCTGCTCAGCCTTCATGACCACTTGGCCGTCGTCGCCG GTCATCATGACTGTGGAGACCAGCAGTTTCCCAACAGGAGTCTGTCCAGAGACAAAGTCACAGAGTATCTGTTG GCTCAGAACGGAGAGTTTAAAGACTTTATTGACGTCGCTCTGGAGTGGATCATCCGGGCCAGCCAGGATGTTGGTATAAG gctgacgggccGGGTCGCCGATGACCCGGTGACGGACGTGTCTGAGATCTCTTGGTTGGAATCCACACATCCCAGGATGCCGCTGGGCTGCCGCTTTCGCCGGGCCTTGCTCACAGTCATGAGCAAAGTGGCGCTGGTTGCCGTTG CGGTGGGCTTCATCTGGAGCGTGGTCTGCTACGTGAAGTACCgctggaggagagaggaggaggagacgaggCAGATGTACGACCTGGTGGAGAGGATCATCG ATGTGTTACGTACCCACAGCGAGGCTTGCCAAGAGAACCGGGACCTGGAACCTTACCTGCCCATCCCTCATGTCAGAGATTCGTTGGTCGAGGTGCAAGATCG gaagaagatgaagaagattTGGGATCGAGCTGTTCATTATATCTCATCTGACGAGTCCCGGATCCGAACAGAGACGCAGCAGATTAAGGGAGCAGACTTcaaggtgtggaggtggatccAGCCGCCCCTCATTTGTGACAAATCTAAAGGGTGGCAGGGAAAAG CTTTCCCCCTGAACCGGAGGAATTCACCCCCCAACAGCCTGACTCCATGTCTGAAGATCAGAAACATGTTTGACCCAGACAT GGAGGTGGGTGACAACTGGGATTTAGCCATCCAAGAAGCCATCCTGGAGAAGTGCAGTGACAACGATGGCATTGTCCATATTTCTGTTGACAAGAGCTCTAAAGAG GGCTGTGTTTATGTCAAGTGTCTTTCTGCAGAGCACTCAggaaaagccttcaaagccctGCATGGCTCCTGGTTTGATG GTAAGCTGGTGACAGTCAAGTATCTGCGTCTGGACCGGTACCACCAGCGCTTCCCGCAGGCCCAGGGCTGCAGCACGCCCCTGAGGGCTTCCAGCCTGCACCAGAACATCACCAACACCAGCCCCTTTCTGCTGCAACAAGGGCCCCCCAACGCTTCAGGCTTCTCCTGA